The following coding sequences are from one Delphinus delphis chromosome 17, mDelDel1.2, whole genome shotgun sequence window:
- the MYC gene encoding myc proto-oncogene protein gives MPLNVSFANRNYDLDYDSVQPYFYCDEEENFYQQQQQSELQPPAPSEDIWKKFELLPTPPLSPSRRSGLCSPSYVTVASFSPRGDDDGGGGSFSSADQLEMVTELLGGDMVNQSFICDPDDETFIKNIIIQDCMWSGFSAAAKLVSEKLASYQAARKDSGSPSPARGHSGCSTSSLYLQDLSAAASECIDPSVVFPYPLNDSSSPKPCASPDSAAFSPSSDSLLSSAASSPRASPEPLALHEETPPTTSSDSEEEQEDDEEIDVVSVEKRQPPAKRSESGSPSAGGHSKPPHSPLVLKRCHVSTHQHNYAAPPSTRKDCPAAKRAKLDSGRVLKQISNNRKCASPRSSDTEENDKRRTHNVLERQRRNELKRSFFALRDQIPELENNEKAPKVVILKKATTYILSVQAEEQKLISEKDEWRKRREQLKLKLEQLRNSCA, from the exons ATGCCCCTCAACGTCAGCTTCGCCAACAGGAACTATGACCTCGACTACGACTCGGTGCAGCCTTATTTCTACTGCGACGAGGAGGAGAACTTctaccagcagcagcagcagagcgAGCTGCAGCCGCCTGCGCCCAGCGAGGATATCTGGAAGAAATTCGAGCTGCTGCCCACCCCGCCCCTGTCCCCGAGCCGCCGCTCCGGGCTCTGCTCGCCCTCGTACGTCACGGTCGCGTCCTTCTCCCCCAGGGGAGACGacgacggcggcggcggcagcttcTCCTCAGCGGACCAGCTGGAGATGGTGACCGAGCTGCTGGGAGGAGACATGGTGAACCAGAGCTTCATCTGCGACCCCGACGACGAGACCTTCATCAAAAACATCATCATCCAGGACTGTATGTGGAGCGGCTTCTCGGCCGCCGCCAAGCTCGTCTCGGAGAAGCTGGCCTCTTACCAGGCTGCGCGCAAAGACAGCGGCAGTCCGAGCCCCGCCCGCGGGCACAGCGGCTGCTCCACCTCCAGCTTGTACCTGCAGGACCTGAGCGCCGCCGCCTCCGAGTGCATCGACCCCTCGGTGGTCTTCCCCTACCCGCTCAACGACAGCAGCTCGCCCAAGCCCTGCGCCTCCCCCGACTCCGCCGCCTTCTCGCCGTCTTCGGACTCTCTGCTGTCCTCCGCCGCGTCCTCCCCGCGGGCCAGTCCCGAGCCCCTGGCACTCCACGAGGAGACACCACCCACCACCAGCAGCGACTCTG agGAAGAACAAGAGGATGATGAAGAAATTGATGTTGTTTCTGTGGAAAAGAGGCAGCCCCCTGCCAAAAGGTCAGAATCGGGGTCACCCTCTGCCGGAGGCCACAGCAAACCTCCTCACAGCCCGTTGGTCCTTAAGAGGTGCCACGTGTCCACCCATCAGCACAATTATGCAGCGCCCCCCTCCACTAGGAAGGACTGTCCCGCCGCCAAGAGGGCTAAGTTGGACAGTGGCAGGGTCCTGAAACAGATCAGCAACAATCGCAAATGTGCCAGCCCCAGGTCTTCGGACACCGAGGAGAATGACAAGAGGCGGACACACAACGTCTTGGAACGCCAGAGGAGAAACGAGCTGAAACGCAGCTTTTTTGCCCTTCGTGACCAGATCCCGGAgttagaaaacaatgaaaaggcCCCCAAGGTAGTTATCCTTAAAAAAGCCACAACATACATCCTGTCCGTCCAAGCAGAGGAGCAAAAGCTCATTTCAGAAAAAGACGAGTGGCGGAAGAGGCGAGAACAGTTGAAACTCAAACTTGAACAGCTACGGAACTCTTGCGCATAA